Part of the Sporosarcina sp. FSL K6-2383 genome is shown below.
CATAATGGAGCAGATCCTATTTTAGCCGCAAGCCATATTATGGTCGCACTGCAATCGATTGTTAGTCGAAATGCAGATCCACTAAAAGAGCTTGTCATTACCATTGGAAAGTTTCATGCGGGCGATGCAGATAACGTTATACCGGAGCAGGCTGTTTTAGAAGGAACGATTCGTGTTTTCGATGAAAATATACGCGTACTGGCAAGTAACCGCCTTCGCGACTTGGCGCAATCCATCGGGTGTGGTCTAGGCTGTGAAGTAGACGTCCATATTGAGTCTGGCTATGATGCGCTTTGGAACCATGCCGCCCAAATGGATGTCGTAAGAGGTGCTGCTGCACATGTAGTCGGAGAGCAAGCCGTCATCGAAACCGAACCCATTATGCCTGTCGAGGATTTTTCTTATTATCTACAAAAACTTCCTGGAGCTTACTTTTTTGTCGGTGCCAAACTAGCGGCCGCCGAAAAAGTTTTTCCTCATCATCATGAAAAATTTGATTTTCATGAACCAGCGATGCAAGTCATCGCAAAAACATTTGCGGCTATCTATTTGGAAGAGCAAAACAATATAGACGAATGAATTTTGTAATCATTTTTATATACCTCTTTGTTAAGGATTAGTGCTAGAATGGAGTCAAGAAAAAGTAATGGGGATAGATGGATGGAAAATTACGTAATTCAAAAAACTTTGAATAATAATGTGTTGATTGCTACAGATAATAGTGGCAATGAGGTGATTTTAATTGGGCGTGGTATCGGATTTGGTGCGAATGCAGGGGAATTTATTCAACAAGAAAAAATCGAGAAATTATTTGTATTGAATGATCCTGAGGAACAAGAGCAATACAAACAATTACTCACCACTCTTGATGAAAAGACGTTGAAAGTGCTTATTTCTGCGGTTGAAATGATTCAAGCAGAAGCGAATCAACCATTGAATGAGCATATTCATGTTGCGTTGACAGACCATTTAGTCTTTGCCGTTAATCGAATGAGACGTGGCATGGCGATTCGAAATCCGTTTTTATTGGAAACGAAAGCACTTTATCCGAATGAATATAAAATTGCAGCAGAAGTGACAGCAATGGTCAATAAACAGCTGATGGTCGCGCTTCCAGAGGGAGAAATTGGTTTCATCGCCTTACATATTCACAGTGCCCTTGTGAACAAAAATGTTCGTGATGTAACGCGCCACTCTGAGTTGATTGTTCAGCTTGTCGACATGATTGAAGAGCAATTGGCTGTCGACATTGATAAAAATAGTATCGATTATATGCGGCTTATTCGACATCTTCATTTTACAATTGAGCGGGTTGTACGTGGAGAGCGAGTTGCGGAACCGAAAAAAATCACGCTATTGTTAAAATCGGAGTATCCAGTCTGCTACAATTTGGCCTGGAAGCTGATTAAGGTCATGCAGCAGAGCCTACAAAAGGAAATCTATGAAGCCGAAGCTGTTTATTTAACACTTCATTTACAGCGGATTCAAGCGAAAGTAGAACAATAATTAGAATACGTTTGTAAAATAAAAGTAACTATGCTACGATAATTTCATAAAGTCATTGGATTTGTAAGAAAGCACAGAATTGAATAACCTATTATCTGCATACGTGTTACTGATACGATCAGGCATGAGTACAAAGATGATTGATGACGGTTACAAGAGGGAACTCTTGTAGGCTAGTCTCAATTGTCTTTTCTCATGCCTTTTTTGTTGCACTAAAATCCGATGACTTCATAACTAAAAAGAGGAGGTATAAGTATGTTTAAAAAAGTTTTTGGCGTGTTACAAAAAGTAGGTCAAGCTTTGATGTTACCTGTAGCACTATTGCCAGCTGCAGGTTTACTGCTTGGTTTTGGTAATGCTGCTCAGCAAGAAACAATGCTTAACTATTTGCCGTTTTTGTCGGCAGATTGGATTCAGCATACAGCTAAAGTGATGGAGGATGCTGGTGGAATCATTTTTGGTAACTTACCATTGATCTTTGCTATCGGTGTTGCGATTGGGTTAGCGAAAGATGGTGCGGCAGCACTTGCAGCTCTTGTCGGTTACTTAGTGTTGAATCAAGTGATGAGTTCTTGGTTAGGCATTACTCCAGAGATGGTGGCTGGTGATCCTAGCTATGCAATGGTGTTTGGAATTCCAACATTGCAAACGGGGGTATTTGGTGGGATCATTGTCGGTCTAATAGCAGCTTTTTGTTACAATAAATTCCATGCTATTGAAATGCCTTCATTCCTCGGTTTCTTTGCAGGGAAACGTTTCGTGCCAATTGCGACGGCTGGTGCAGCTTTTGTAGCAGGCTTATTATTATTAATTATTTGGCCACCCGTGCAAACAGGCATGAATACGGCATCCCTTTGGTTACTTGAAGAAGGTACATATATCGCGGTATTCTTCTTTGGATTTATCAAACGTTTGCTTATTCCGTTTGGATTGCACCATATTTTTCATGCACCGTTCTGGTATGAGTTTGGTTCGTATACAACGACTGCTGGTGCAGTAGTTCGCGGAGATATGACAATCTTCTTCGCACAATTAAAAGATGGTGTCCAACTTACAGCTGGTAACTTCATGGGTGGAGAATTCCCGATTATGATGTTTGGTTTACCAGCGGCAGCACTTGCGATGTATCATGCTGCACGACCTGAAAAGAAAAAGCTCGTTGCAGGTTTATTAGCATCAGGTGCGTTAACTTCATTCTTAACAGGAATTACGGAACCACTTGAGTTCTCATTCTTGTTCTTATCACCAATTCTGTTCTTAATCCATGCTATCTTGGATGGTTTATCATTCGTAATCATTACTTTCCTTCAAGTTCACGTCGGCTACACCTTCTCGGGTGGGGCAATTGACTTCTTCCTGTTTGGTATTTTACCAGGTAAGGAAGCATGGTGGCTTGTCATTCTAGTAGGTCTTGTCTTTGCAGTGATCTATTACGTCTTGTTCCGCTTTATGATTAGCAAGTTTAATCTAATGACACCAGGACGAGAAACAGACGAGAGTACGGATGAGGTAGAGATGAGTTCGAAAGGGAACACGGATCTTCCATATAACATTCTCGAAGCAATGGGTGGACAAGAAAATATTACCCATTTGGATGCATGTATCACAAGACTTCGCGTATCTGTGAAAGACGTGAAGAACGTCGATAAAAAGGAATTGAAAAAACTAGGTGCAGCGGGTGTACTTGAAGTGGGGAATAATATTCAAGCCATTTTCGGCCCACGCTCTGAAATTATTAAAGGACAAATACAAGATGTCGTCAGCGGTAAACGACCGCGTACAGAAGAAGTTAAGCAACCTGTTAAAGCTGTTGCTTCAAATGGTCAACCAGACGATTTCGTGTCACCGATGCAAGGTGAAATAATACCACTGTCAGAAGTACCTGATCCGGTATTTGCAGGGAAAATGATGGGTGATGGATTTGCAGTTGTTCCATCAGATGGAGTTATTGTGTCACCAGTAAACGGAACAATCGTCACACTCTTCCCGACAAAACATGCAGTAGGCATTCAATCCGATTCAGGACGAGAAATTTTGATTCATGTGGGGATTGATACGGTTAAACTAGCAGGTGAAGGCTTTGAAGCGTTGGTCACACAAGGCGATCGTGTTGAAAAAGGACAACCATTACTAAAAGTTGATATTGATTATATTCAAGAGCACGCGACTTCGATCATAACACCAATCATCTTCACGAATCTATTTGAAGGTGAATCAGTTGTTTTGAATAAATCAGGTCAAGTTACATTAAAAGAAGAACATATAGTTACAATTGAAAAATAAAAAAAACAGGAGCCGATATGGCTCCTGTTTTTTTTATTGTCTAGGAAATTATACAATTTTTGAACTTTGGATAAGTTGGAACCTTCACGTCTAAACTAAAAGGCATTCGAGGTAGTCGAGTTTTCGAAATACGTAGTCCAGTTTGTCCGAAAGGTAGCTGAGTTCGCTAAAAAGGTAGTCGGGTTTTCTAGGGAAATCCAAGAATATACTTTTTGTGGTGGAACCATGCGAAGGGCGAAGAAAAATCCCAAGTGAATTATTTACACTTGGGACGTGGACAGTGGAGCTTTAGCGCTTTTGTTCTTACTTAGTTTTTTGCCCATTCAGTATGGAAATGGCCATCTTTGTCTACACGTTCATAGGTATGTGCTCCAAAATAGTCGCGTTGTGCCTGGATAAGGTTTGCTGGCAATGTTGCCGTTCGATAACTATCATAGTAAGCCAATGCGCTTGATAATGCAGGTACCGGAATGCCTTGTTTCATGGCGACGGCCAATACTTCACGAAGCGAATGCTGATATTCGCCGACGATTTCTTGGAAGTATGGATCGACTAATAGGTTAGGCAAGTCGTTATTCGCGTCAAACGCTTCTTTAATATTTTGTAAGAATTGCGCACGAATGATGCAACCTCCTCGGAAAATCATCGCGACATCTCCGTAAGGGATATTCCATCCATACTCTTTAGATGCTGCACGCATTTGCGCAAAACCTTGCGCATAAGAACAAATTTTACTCATATATAAAGCTTTACGAATCGCTTCAATCAAATCGCTAGGATTGCCTGCATACTTTTGGGGTGCAGGTCCTTTCAGAAGGGTACTTGCCGCAACTCGTTCTTCTTTAACGGAAGAAATAAATCGAGCAAATACAGATTCTGTGACGATTGGGAGCGAAACCCCTAAGTCTAGCGCATTTTGACTCGTCCATTTCCCAGTTCCTTTTTGACCAGCAACGTCTAAAATGAGGTCAATAAGTGGTTTGCCAGTGTCCTCATCCATCTTTGTGAAAATATCTGCCGTGACTTCAATGAGATAGCTATCGAGTTCACCTTTGTTCCACTCAGAGAAAACGTCATGCAAATCTTGTGCCTCAAGGCCAAGGGTATGTTTCATAATGAAATAAGCTTCGGAAATAAGTTGCATATCACCATATTCAATGCCGTTGTGGACCATTTTTACATAATGGCCTGCACCATCAGGTCCCATATGGGCGCTACAAGGGGTACCATCGACTTTTGCAGAAATCGCATCAAGAATAGGCTTCACTTGTTCGTAAGCTTCTTTTGCTCCACCAGGCATAATTGAAGGACCATTACGAGCACCTTCTTCTCCACCGGAAACACCTGCACCGATGAAATGTAGGCCGGATTCTTTCAAGGTAGCTGCACGTCTATTCGTATCTTCAAAGAATGTATTTCCGCCATCAATCACAATATCACCTTGTTGAAGATGAGGGACTAGGGACTGGATGACTGCATCTGTTGTTTCTCCAGCCTTCACCATTAATAAAATCTTACGTGGCACTTCTAACGAAGAGACAAACTCTTCAATGCTTTTTGCCCCAAGAATATGTTTATCTTTTGCTTCTTTACTAGAAAACGCATCCGTGCGATCTGTCCAGTAATCATAGACCGCTACAGAGTAGCCTTTACTTTCAATGTTTAGGGCTAGGTTCATCCCCATCACGCCTAAACCGATAACACCCATTTGCTGTGTACTCATGATGATTCCTCTTTCCTTCATGTTAATAAAACTGTCTCTCTCTATTGAACGTTGCTATAATCACTTACCACCAATTAAATTGATCCACTTGCAAAAGTTGGTTGGCTGCATCAGGACCTATCGAACCGGCAGGGTAACTATGTAAAGGCAACCGGTTTTCCTGAAATGCTTCCATGATTGGTTGGATCCACTTCCATGATAATTCAACTTCCCTCCAGTGGGCAAAGAAGGTTGCATTTCCAATCATTGCATCGAATAGTAGTAATTCATAAGCCTCTGGTTGATGTTCCACTGTAGTTGAAAAGTTAATGGAGGTAGGGGTAAATCGGTTCGTAGAAGGATCTTTCATATTCACCCGCAACGATATATTCTCTTTTGGACCAATTTCCACTATTAATAAATTCGGGGTGATGCCTTCGGTTGAAAGTCTATTTGCATCATCTACCTTACTCTTGAACTCCAAAACAATACGAGTCGATTTCTCATTGGTCCTTTTCCCAGTGCGAATATAAAAAGGAATCCCATTCCATGAGGGATTATCTATATATAAACGTGCTGCAACATACGTATCATTCATTGAAGATATATCCACACCCGGCTCCTCGGTATAACCAACTACCGGTGTACCTAGAACTTCACCAGCCGTATACTGGCCACGAACGATATCCTGATAGGCTGTTTCTTTTTGGATAGGGCGCAGGGAAGTGATTACTTCAATTTTTTTATTTTCAATTTCTTTGGGTGTTAATTTCTCTGGTAGATTGAGTGCTGTCATCATGACTAATTGCAGAAGATGATTCTGAACCATATCTCGAATGGCGCCAGCTTGATCGTAATAGGCAGCTCGAGATTCCACGCCAACCGTTTCGCTTGCTGTGATTTGAACATTCGCAATTTGTGTATGATCCAATAATAAACCGAGCGCCGGATTGGCAAATACCAATGACTCAAGGTTTTGGACCATTGGTTTTCCAAGATAGTGATCGATTCGGTAAACCTCATCCTCATGAAAGGCTATACTCAAACACTTATTTAAGTGCTGTGCCGATTTCAAGTCACTGCCAAACGGTTTTTCAACAATGAGTCGCTTCCAGCCCTTTGTTTGACTGATGCCGCTAGCACTAAGATTAGCCGCTATTCCTTCGACCAACTGAGGGGCAACAGACAAATAGAAAAGTCGGTTTTCGGGTATATCTAATTCAGCTTCCCTACGTTGAATAAGTTCATGTAAGTTCTGATAAGATTCTTCGCTTGTTGCATCGAATATGCAGTACTGAAAGTGGTTTAGAAAATCTTGCACACTAGACGTCTGAATAGGTCTTCTAGAATATTCCTGAAGTGCATTTTTCACCACAGATTGGAAATCATCATGTAGATAAGGGGTTCTACCTAGACCAATGATTGAGATAGCGTCCGGTATTTTGCCATCGAGAAATAAATTATATAATGCAGGAAATAGCTTTCGTTTTGCTAAATCTCCAGTTGCTCCAAATAACACAAAGGTCATATTGGGCATAATCCGTTCCTCTTGGAAATCATGTAAACTATCTTTCCTAGCAAATCCTTCCGAGGGATTTTCATAATTCATATTCCATTCTCTCCTACTTTCCATACAGTATGTTCTTATGCGCTGAATGATAATCACAATAGTTTACAGTATACCAACTGCGTTCGATTAATGTAAGTCTGAAAATTTATTACATATAGGGAGTAAACCTATACGGTTATTTGTGATAAGATGGTTTATAGGCAAATACTAAAAAAAAGGCGGTTATTACTATGAAAATGTATGATGTGACAGGAACGATTTATGAAGGTATGACAGTTTATAAAGATAAAGCGGAGAAGCAACCGAAATTTAATCGGGTGACAAATGGATATGTAACTGAAACGCGTATGGAGTTGGATGTCCATACAGGAACGCATATTGATGCGCCACTTCACATGGTTGTAGACGGAGAAACATTTGAGACCATTCCAATGGAAAGTCTTGTGGGCCAGTGTAAAGTGCTTGATTTAACAGATGTGGAAGACGGTATCTCAAAAGCGGATTTAGAGAAGTTTGAGATTAACAAAGATGATTTCCTATTCTTTAAAACAAAAAACTCTTTTGAGGAAGCCTTTGATTTTGATTTTATTTATCTTGCACTTGATGGAGCAGAATATCTTTCGGAGATAGGTGTTCGAGGAACTGGAATAGATACGCTTGGCATTGAAAGAAGTCAAGAAGGTCATCCAACTCATAAAACACTATTTGCTAATAATATCATTATAATAGAAGGACTTCGTTTAAAAGAAGTTGAACAAGGTGACTACTTCATGGTTGCAGCACCTTTGAAATTAACTGGTACGGATGCATCACCAGCAAGAGTATTGTTATTTGAAGGACTACAATAATCAACCTCTCGAAATAGCTAACAGCATGTGAATGAATTTGGGAGTGAAAGAATTGGTTGTTGCAGTCATCTTGTTTATAGTCGCTGGATTGGCTGAAATAGGCGGTGGTTATCTGATATGGCTTTGGTTACGAGAAGGGAAGCCGTACTATTGGGGGCTAATTGGCGGTCTAACCCTAGCGTTATATGGCGTCGTCGCTACTTTTCAAGCGTTTCCTTCATTTGGTAGAGTATATGCAGCCTATGGAGGGGTCTTTATTGTCCTTGCGGTGTTGTGGGGATGGGGAATCGATAAGAAAGCACCTGATGTCTACGATTGGATAGGTGCTGCCATTTGTCTAGTAGGTGTTTCAGTTATCCTTTTTGCACCACGGCACTAGCATCGTTCTCCGTTAACCCCAAAATGCGAGTCAGTTAAGGAGGAGAAAAGTATGTATGAACAAAAAACGAAGGAAACGGATAATGATGTTATCGAATTTATTGAACAAGTAGATAGCCCTAAAAAACGTGAAGATGCTTATAGATTGCTCAAATTATTTAATGAAGTAACAGGATTTGAAGCGAAAATGTGGGGTCCAAGTATAATTGGATTTGGCTCCTATCATTATATCTATCAAACGGGCCATGAAGGAGATGCACCGCTAGTTGGTTTCTCTCCGCGTAAAGCTAAAATTAGTCTGTATTTTGCTCCGGGAGATACTGAACGTGAAGCGCTGCTTGCTAAATTTGGCAAGCATACAACTGGAAAAGCCTGTGTCTATATTAACAAAGTAGATGATATCGATCCAGAAGTACTCAAGGAATTAATTACCCAGTCAGTTGCGTTTTTGCAGAAACAATATCCAGCTAATGAGTAAAATATAAAATAAGAAGCATCCTGTGAGTCAGAACTGAACTGAACCCCAAATGGTAGACACTTTTAAAAAAGTGACCCCATTTGGGTTTTTTTCTGTCTTAAAACCTAGGTATACTTAAAATAATTATCCTGACAGGAGTGTTTTCAATGAGTAAAATAATTTTCAATGAACACCAACGTAGAATATTAGAAGCTAATCCATATGTGAACTCAGTTTCAGATCGCTCTATCCAATACAATCCTGAATTTAAATTATTAGCTGTCAAAGAGAATCAAAACGGTAAAGGTCCTTCACAAATTTTTATTGAAAATGGATTTGACATAGAAATGATTGGTACGAAGAAAGCTAAAGAATCACTTAGTCGTTGGAGAAGAACCTATCAGCTCCACGGCGAAGTAGGATTTTTTGAGGAGCGTCGTGGAAAAGGAAGTACTGGACGTCCATCAACTAAAGGATTATCTCCTGAGAAGAAACTTGAAAAAGCTGAAGCACGTATTAAATATCTTGAAGCTGAGGTCGAGCTGTTAAAAAAGCTAGAGGAACTAGAGAGGCAGGCGAAGAAATAATACTAACATCAAGTGAAAAATATCAGGTGATCAATGAAGTGATTCGTAAGTTTCAATTAAAGAGATTCACAGCTCACCTGTGCAGAGTCGCAAAAGTACATCGAAGTGGTTACTATGCATGGCACGAAAAATCGGAGAGTCATGCCATTCGCGAGGAAAATGACTATCAAGATTACCTGTTACTTAAATGTATTTATGATGCATACAAGGGGAAAATCGGCTATCGGGGCTTCTATATGGCATTAGAGGAATTACTGGAGACCCCCATGAATCATAAAAAGATTCTTCGTTTAATGCGTAAATTTAATCTCTTCGCCAAAATTCGAAGAAAGAATCCTTATAAAAATATAGCTAAGACTACCCAAGCACACCGTACGGTGCCAAACCTCTTGAATCGGCAATTCACTCAAGATGAGCCCGGCAAAGTTTTTGTAACCGACATCACTTATCTTCAAATGAAAACTGGACAAACTGCATATCTTTCCTGCGTGAAGGATGTGGCAAGCCGGGAAATTGTCGCGCATGATCTTTCAGTCAGCTTAAGTATGGGAATTGTCTATCGAACCTTAAGGAAACTTAACGATGCATTAGCAGGTAACGTACACCCAGAGGCGATGATTCACTCTGATCAAGGTTTTCATTATACGCACCCAGAATACCAGAGACATGTAAAAGAGATGCAGTTTACACAGTCGATGTCCCGAAGGGGCAATTGTCTGGATAACGCACCTATCGAATCATTTTTCGGTCATTTTAAAGATGATGTAGACTACAAGGAAGCATCCAATCTTTTAGAGTTGAAAATAATGGTAGATGAATACATGGAACACTACAACTGTACACGTAAGCAATGGGATTTAAAAAAGATGACTCCGGAACAATACCGAAGTCACCTCATAGCTGCATAGAATAAAACGTCGTTTTTTTAAACTGTCCATTAAATGGGGCTCAGTTCAAACCGAATTGCAGGATGCTTCTTATTTTTGTCATTTTGCTTGTGCGCGATGCGTTGTCAGCAGACTTGTCGATTTCAATCGATTTCTAACCGCAATACCAGCCCATGCTGCCAAAGCTGCTTTTAGTATTCCTGTAATAAGAAAAGGTGCGAATCCACCCGTAAATGCAGCAGCCCATGACAGATTAGCAATCACTTTTAACCAAACAGTTCCAAATGCTAAAGCAACAAACATACCGATGATGTTTGCGATCATTGCATTTTTGATTGTAAAGC
Proteins encoded:
- a CDS encoding transcription antiterminator is translated as MENYVIQKTLNNNVLIATDNSGNEVILIGRGIGFGANAGEFIQQEKIEKLFVLNDPEEQEQYKQLLTTLDEKTLKVLISAVEMIQAEANQPLNEHIHVALTDHLVFAVNRMRRGMAIRNPFLLETKALYPNEYKIAAEVTAMVNKQLMVALPEGEIGFIALHIHSALVNKNVRDVTRHSELIVQLVDMIEEQLAVDIDKNSIDYMRLIRHLHFTIERVVRGERVAEPKKITLLLKSEYPVCYNLAWKLIKVMQQSLQKEIYEAEAVYLTLHLQRIQAKVEQ
- a CDS encoding IS3 family transposase (programmed frameshift), which codes for MSKIIFNEHQRRILEANPYVNSVSDRSIQYNPEFKLLAVKENQNGKGPSQIFIENGFDIEMIGTKKAKESLSRWRRTYQLHGEVGFFEERRGKGSTGRPSTKGLSPEKKLEKAEARIKYLEAEVELFKKARGTREAGEEIILTSSEKYQVINEVIRKFQLKRFTAHLCRVAKVHRSGYYAWHEKSESHAIREENDYQDYLLLKCIYDAYKGKIGYRGFYMALEELLETPMNHKKILRLMRKFNLFAKIRRKNPYKNIAKTTQAHRTVPNLLNRQFTQDEPGKVFVTDITYLQMKTGQTAYLSCVKDVASREIVAHDLSVSLSMGIVYRTLRKLNDALAGNVHPEAMIHSDQGFHYTHPEYQRHVKEMQFTQSMSRRGNCLDNAPIESFFGHFKDDVDYKEASNLLELKIMVDEYMEHYNCTRKQWDLKKMTPEQYRSHLIAA
- the zwf gene encoding glucose-6-phosphate dehydrogenase encodes the protein MPNMTFVLFGATGDLAKRKLFPALYNLFLDGKIPDAISIIGLGRTPYLHDDFQSVVKNALQEYSRRPIQTSSVQDFLNHFQYCIFDATSEESYQNLHELIQRREAELDIPENRLFYLSVAPQLVEGIAANLSASGISQTKGWKRLIVEKPFGSDLKSAQHLNKCLSIAFHEDEVYRIDHYLGKPMVQNLESLVFANPALGLLLDHTQIANVQITASETVGVESRAAYYDQAGAIRDMVQNHLLQLVMMTALNLPEKLTPKEIENKKIEVITSLRPIQKETAYQDIVRGQYTAGEVLGTPVVGYTEEPGVDISSMNDTYVAARLYIDNPSWNGIPFYIRTGKRTNEKSTRIVLEFKSKVDDANRLSTEGITPNLLIVEIGPKENISLRVNMKDPSTNRFTPTSINFSTTVEHQPEAYELLLFDAMIGNATFFAHWREVELSWKWIQPIMEAFQENRLPLHSYPAGSIGPDAANQLLQVDQFNWW
- the gndA gene encoding NADP-dependent phosphogluconate dehydrogenase, with the protein product MSTQQMGVIGLGVMGMNLALNIESKGYSVAVYDYWTDRTDAFSSKEAKDKHILGAKSIEEFVSSLEVPRKILLMVKAGETTDAVIQSLVPHLQQGDIVIDGGNTFFEDTNRRAATLKESGLHFIGAGVSGGEEGARNGPSIMPGGAKEAYEQVKPILDAISAKVDGTPCSAHMGPDGAGHYVKMVHNGIEYGDMQLISEAYFIMKHTLGLEAQDLHDVFSEWNKGELDSYLIEVTADIFTKMDEDTGKPLIDLILDVAGQKGTGKWTSQNALDLGVSLPIVTESVFARFISSVKEERVAASTLLKGPAPQKYAGNPSDLIEAIRKALYMSKICSYAQGFAQMRAASKEYGWNIPYGDVAMIFRGGCIIRAQFLQNIKEAFDANNDLPNLLVDPYFQEIVGEYQHSLREVLAVAMKQGIPVPALSSALAYYDSYRTATLPANLIQAQRDYFGAHTYERVDKDGHFHTEWAKN
- a CDS encoding DUF1801 domain-containing protein — its product is MYEQKTKETDNDVIEFIEQVDSPKKREDAYRLLKLFNEVTGFEAKMWGPSIIGFGSYHYIYQTGHEGDAPLVGFSPRKAKISLYFAPGDTEREALLAKFGKHTTGKACVYINKVDDIDPEVLKELITQSVAFLQKQYPANE
- a CDS encoding YnfA family protein, whose amino-acid sequence is MVVAVILFIVAGLAEIGGGYLIWLWLREGKPYYWGLIGGLTLALYGVVATFQAFPSFGRVYAAYGGVFIVLAVLWGWGIDKKAPDVYDWIGAAICLVGVSVILFAPRH
- the ptsG gene encoding glucose-specific PTS transporter subunit IIBC, whose amino-acid sequence is MFKKVFGVLQKVGQALMLPVALLPAAGLLLGFGNAAQQETMLNYLPFLSADWIQHTAKVMEDAGGIIFGNLPLIFAIGVAIGLAKDGAAALAALVGYLVLNQVMSSWLGITPEMVAGDPSYAMVFGIPTLQTGVFGGIIVGLIAAFCYNKFHAIEMPSFLGFFAGKRFVPIATAGAAFVAGLLLLIIWPPVQTGMNTASLWLLEEGTYIAVFFFGFIKRLLIPFGLHHIFHAPFWYEFGSYTTTAGAVVRGDMTIFFAQLKDGVQLTAGNFMGGEFPIMMFGLPAAALAMYHAARPEKKKLVAGLLASGALTSFLTGITEPLEFSFLFLSPILFLIHAILDGLSFVIITFLQVHVGYTFSGGAIDFFLFGILPGKEAWWLVILVGLVFAVIYYVLFRFMISKFNLMTPGRETDESTDEVEMSSKGNTDLPYNILEAMGGQENITHLDACITRLRVSVKDVKNVDKKELKKLGAAGVLEVGNNIQAIFGPRSEIIKGQIQDVVSGKRPRTEEVKQPVKAVASNGQPDDFVSPMQGEIIPLSEVPDPVFAGKMMGDGFAVVPSDGVIVSPVNGTIVTLFPTKHAVGIQSDSGREILIHVGIDTVKLAGEGFEALVTQGDRVEKGQPLLKVDIDYIQEHATSIITPIIFTNLFEGESVVLNKSGQVTLKEEHIVTIEK
- a CDS encoding cyclase family protein, whose product is MKMYDVTGTIYEGMTVYKDKAEKQPKFNRVTNGYVTETRMELDVHTGTHIDAPLHMVVDGETFETIPMESLVGQCKVLDLTDVEDGISKADLEKFEINKDDFLFFKTKNSFEEAFDFDFIYLALDGAEYLSEIGVRGTGIDTLGIERSQEGHPTHKTLFANNIIIIEGLRLKEVEQGDYFMVAAPLKLTGTDASPARVLLFEGLQ